From Candoia aspera isolate rCanAsp1 chromosome 4, rCanAsp1.hap2, whole genome shotgun sequence, a single genomic window includes:
- the PPP1R35 gene encoding protein phosphatase 1 regulatory subunit 35: MAGALPRESLPCAAPTPLPPPPPPPCWSPEPAVVLTPERSGSGRPGGGILRREQQERPARRRVRFRIGSRCEELKEELPGVGLPGPAEEPRGVAGMVRRAPWGSPAENGPPPALNALGTPVPHGSLALGAEVQAAREQAFDARQAAEDLIQHSFVARCAVEAHVGEGLNIPRDQQLYQGLISLQVPADELLSSAVQEKLALVQHHPGGRKEVAGTGPDLMAFYRPEQLFTETPFLEVEGLPPLKLQAQRRDPATTFLMYRKLQQWAS; encoded by the exons ATGGCCGGCGCGCTCCCCCGAGAGAGCCTCCCTTGCGCGGCGCCCAccccgctgccgccgccgccgccgccgccttgcTGGAGCCCGGAGCCCGCGGTGGTGCTCACGCCGGAGCGGAGCGGCTCGGGGAGGCCGGGCGGCGGCATCCTCCGGCGGGAGCAGCAGGAGAGGCCTGCCCGCAGACGC GTCCGCTTCAGGATCGGTTCCAGGTGCGAGGAGCTGAAAGAGGAGCTCCCAGGGGTCGGCCTGCCCGGGCCAGCGGAGGAGCCCCGGGGCGTCGCTGGGATGGTGAGGAGAGCACCCTGGGGGAGCCCTGCAGAAAACGGGCCCCCTCCTGCCCTCAACGCACTGGGCACTCCGGTCCCGCACGGCAGCCTAGCCCTGGGAGCAGAGGTCCAGGCTGCGCGGGAGCAGGCCTTCGATGCCCGGCAGGCGGCAGAGGACCTGATCCAGCACTCTTTCGTGGCACGGTGCGCGGTGGAAGCTCACGTCGGCGAGG GTCTGAACATTCCCCGGGACCAGCAGCTCTACCAGGGCCTCATAAGCCTGCAGGTGCCAGCAGATGAGTTGCTAAGCTCCGCTGTGCAGGAGAAACTTGCGCTTGTCCAGCACCACCCTGGAGGCAGGAAG GAAGTGGCTGGCACAGGGCCTGACCTGATGGCGTTTTACAGGCCAGAGCAGCTGTTCACAGAGACCCCATTCCTGGAAGTGGAGGGGCTACCACCCCTGAAGCTTCAGGCACAGAGGCGGGACCCGGCCACCACGTTCCTGATGTACCGGAAGCTGCAGCAGTGGGCAAGTTAA